Sequence from the Methanobacterium alkalithermotolerans genome:
TGGTAGGAGAATAGAATCACGGCCACATCAATTAATACATAGAATAAATACATCAGGACCATGATTACTGGTAAAAGGTAGGTGTAGAGTCCCATTATAGGGAAAAGCAGTAATACAAATACCCATATCAGTCGGGGAAAGGCTATGGTATGGTCCACAAATAGTATTCTCTGCAGTCCCAGTAAATCGAAGTAGCGGAACTGACGACCTTTTAAACGTTTTTTTCTATCAGCAACAACCTTCTTTATATAATCAATAACCAGACTCAACATTCGAGGGTCTTTTTGATCTATCACTATTCCTAATATTTCCCGTAGTGAGGTTTCCTGTTGAGCCAGGGATTTATCCTGGCGCATGGCTGCTACTTCCAATTGGCCCCGTGCCCAGCGGACTCTCTGAGAATAGAGGGTATCGTAATCGGTTATGGCCTGGGCATGGGCCACCGCAGTGGGTACATTCACGATATTGATTTTTTTATTATGCAGCATCATGGTGATGTGCATGTCTTCTGAGACGGTCACCGGCCAGTAACCACCCATTCCTCCGATTATGTTACGCCTGAAGGCTGAAAAAGCACCGGACATGGTGTAGATGGAGTCAATTACTGACTGGTAACTTCTCTCGAAGTTAAAGGAACTTAAATATTCTAAAAATTCACATTTTGAAAAGAACATGGATTTAATATCTTCATTTTGAATTTCATCCCATTCTATTTCAATATAACCGGTGGCTGCTCCCACTTTTTCATCTTCTACAAAAGCCTGCACCACATTTTTAACGGCATGCTCATCTAAGCGGATATCCGCATCAATGGTGATTATTATTTCACCTTTGCTGCTACGTATCCCGGTATTCAGGGTATGTACTTTACCGGTGTGGCCTTTTTTAATAAGCTTTAAATCCACCCCATGCATGATGGCATCTACTTCTATTTTTTTAACCAGGTTGGTGGTGTTATCTTTGGATCCATCATCCACCACAATTATCTCCATCTTTTTATCCGGATATTCATTCTGTATAATGGATAAAAGACAGCTTTCAATGTGTTCTTCTTCATTGTGGGCCGGTACCACCACGGAAACTGTGGGGAGTTCTTTTTCCAGGGCAATCTTTCCCACCTGGTGCATGGACTTACGGGAGAAGTACATCTTAATGGGCACCATTACTCCATCAATAATGATGGCTATTAAAAGCCAGGTGGTCCACACCATCATGCTTACCCACATGGGATCTTCCATTAAATCCTCCTCTCCCACAATTTATTCAAATTTACCACCTTTTATGTTATTCCGGACAATACTCAGGGTAGGTCGGGTAAGTAAATACCAGTATAAAACAATGATGAATATGAAGAATATGATTTTACCTACAAAGGCATGGGCCACATACAGGGCTGGTTTTCCAAATATATTCACCAGATAAACGATACTCATCATCCGGATTAAATTAGCACCATAAGTTATT
This genomic interval carries:
- a CDS encoding glycosyltransferase, yielding MEDPMWVSMMVWTTWLLIAIIIDGVMVPIKMYFSRKSMHQVGKIALEKELPTVSVVVPAHNEEEHIESCLLSIIQNEYPDKKMEIIVVDDGSKDNTTNLVKKIEVDAIMHGVDLKLIKKGHTGKVHTLNTGIRSSKGEIIITIDADIRLDEHAVKNVVQAFVEDEKVGAATGYIEIEWDEIQNEDIKSMFFSKCEFLEYLSSFNFERSYQSVIDSIYTMSGAFSAFRRNIIGGMGGYWPVTVSEDMHITMMLHNKKINIVNVPTAVAHAQAITDYDTLYSQRVRWARGQLEVAAMRQDKSLAQQETSLREILGIVIDQKDPRMLSLVIDYIKKVVADRKKRLKGRQFRYFDLLGLQRILFVDHTIAFPRLIWVFVLLLFPIMGLYTYLLPVIMVLMYLFYVLIDVAVILFSYHYSPPHTREKLEKSFHYVALLPLYRLMTFCFRVSAFLHILNEPADWKVEGPLNGFKNGVKDAKDGFSSNVATTIFQIGHIFNLSNLWKRRGK